The following proteins come from a genomic window of Streptomyces sp. NBC_01716:
- the aroC gene encoding chorismate synthase, with the protein MSRLRWLTAGESHGPALVATLEGLPAGVPITTEIVGDHLARRRLGYGRGARMKFERDEVTFLGGVRHGLTMGSPVAIMVGNTEWPKWEQVMAADPVDPEVLAGLARNEPLTRPRPGHADLAGMQKYGASEARPILERASARETAARVALGAVARSYLRETAGIEIVSHVVELATAKAPYGVYPTPGDVERLDADPVRCLDPEASEAMVAEIDQAHKDGDTLGGVVEVLAYGVPVGLGSHVHWDRRLDARLAAALMGIQAIKGVEVGDGFGLARVPGSRAHDEIMVTDEGIRRASGRSGGTEGGLSTGELLRVRAAMKPIATVPRALATVDVATGEAAKAHHQRSDVCAVPAAGIVAEAMVALTLADAVAEKFGGDSVPETRRNVESYLRNLVIR; encoded by the coding sequence TTGAGCAGGTTGCGCTGGCTGACAGCGGGGGAGTCGCACGGACCCGCACTCGTCGCGACGCTGGAGGGCCTTCCCGCGGGTGTGCCGATCACCACGGAGATCGTGGGTGATCACCTCGCCAGGCGGCGCCTGGGCTACGGGCGCGGCGCGCGGATGAAGTTCGAGCGGGACGAGGTCACCTTCCTCGGCGGCGTACGGCACGGCCTGACCATGGGATCGCCAGTCGCGATCATGGTCGGCAACACCGAATGGCCCAAGTGGGAACAGGTCATGGCGGCCGACCCGGTCGACCCCGAGGTGCTGGCAGGGCTCGCCCGTAACGAGCCCCTGACCCGCCCGCGCCCCGGCCACGCCGATCTCGCGGGCATGCAGAAGTACGGGGCGTCCGAGGCCCGGCCGATCCTGGAGCGGGCCAGCGCCCGCGAGACGGCGGCCCGGGTCGCGCTCGGCGCGGTCGCCCGGTCGTATCTGAGGGAGACGGCCGGGATCGAGATCGTGTCCCATGTCGTCGAACTGGCCACCGCCAAGGCCCCGTACGGCGTGTACCCGACCCCCGGCGACGTCGAGCGGCTCGACGCCGACCCGGTCCGCTGTCTGGACCCCGAGGCGAGCGAGGCGATGGTCGCCGAGATCGACCAGGCCCACAAGGACGGTGACACCCTCGGCGGCGTGGTCGAGGTGCTGGCGTACGGCGTGCCCGTCGGCCTCGGCTCGCACGTCCACTGGGACCGCAGGCTCGACGCCCGGCTCGCCGCCGCCCTCATGGGCATTCAGGCCATCAAGGGCGTCGAGGTCGGCGACGGCTTCGGCCTCGCCCGGGTCCCCGGCTCCCGGGCGCACGACGAGATCATGGTCACCGACGAGGGCATCAGGCGCGCCTCGGGCCGCTCCGGCGGTACCGAAGGCGGACTGTCGACGGGCGAACTGCTGCGCGTACGGGCCGCGATGAAGCCCATCGCGACCGTGCCCCGCGCACTGGCCACCGTGGACGTCGCCACCGGCGAGGCCGCCAAGGCGCACCACCAGCGTTCCGACGTCTGCGCGGTGCCCGCGGCGGGCATCGTCGCCGAGGCCATGGTCGCGCTGACCCTCGCCGACGCCGTGGCCGAGAAGTTCGGCGGTGACAGCGTCCCCGAGACCCGGCGCAACGTCGAGTCGTACCTGCGGAACCTGGTGATCCGATGA